Proteins found in one Pocillopora verrucosa isolate sample1 chromosome 12, ASM3666991v2, whole genome shotgun sequence genomic segment:
- the LOC131799880 gene encoding lactadherin-like isoform X2 has translation MKPGCKAGICVDLDLGVGNGTIPDNEITASSEQSANTPAKNGRLNYSSGSSWCAGTSDTNPYLQIDLQTLYIICAVSTQGNSQGDHWVKNYKLQLSIDGENWTDYKEGGKVKVLQGNNDGNSSVEHVVYGVFSRYLRFLPQNHQGRVCMRTEVFGAKQKPSTYSIFLACAIALSCIVVVLLIIICGLIWHRRRAVPSESKKPEEEAGVDGFDRSRDKQQRYQLASDPCSYAEPKPTPPNGHCHVPNEYESFEEEAGTAAYYNVTIHEESNEKQNEEVYEEISQFYN, from the exons atgaagccgggctgcaaagcgg GAATATGTGTTGATTTGGATCTTGGAGTGGGAAATGGAACAATTCCTGACAATGAAATAACTGCTTCTTCAGAGCAAAGTGCCAACACACCAGCCAAGAATGGTCGACTGAACTACTCATCAGGATCATCATGGTGTGCAGGAACAAGTGACACCAACCCATATCTACAAATTGACCTACAGACACTTTATATCATCTGCGCTGTGTCCACTCAAGGGAATTCTCAAGGAGATCATTGGGTGAAGAACTACAAACTACAATTATCAATAGATGGTGAGAATTGGACGGACTATAAGGAAGGCGGAAAAGTTAAG gttttacaaggaaataatGATGGAAACTCAAGTGTTGAGCATGTTGTTTATGGAGTGTTCTCAAGATATTTGCGTTTCCTGCCACAAAATCACCAGGGCAGGGTGTGTATGAGAACAGAGGTGTTTGGAGCGAAACAAAAACCAA GTACATATAGCATCTTCCTTGCTTGTGCCATTGCATTGTCTTGCATTGTGGTTGTGTTGCTCATTATAATTTGTGGACTGATATGGCATCGGAGACGAGCTGTTCCTAGTGAAAGCAAAAAGCCTGAAGAGGAGGCTGGCGTCGATGGCTTCGACCGCTCACGTGATAAACAGCAACGTTATCAACTTGCTTCAGATCCTTGTTCATATGCGGAACCTAAACCCACGCCTCCGAACGGACATTGTCATGTACCTAATGAGTACGAGTCCTTTGAGGAGGAAGCAGGGACCGCTGCCTATTACAATGTGACAATTCACGAAGAAAGCaatgagaaacaaaatgaagaagTTTATGAGGAAATAAGTCAATTCtacaactga
- the LOC131799880 gene encoding discoidin domain-containing receptor 2-like isoform X1 — translation MSGFDHKLYFRVALLALIFVLASGICVDLDLGVGNGTIPDNEITASSEQSANTPAKNGRLNYSSGSSWCAGTSDTNPYLQIDLQTLYIICAVSTQGNSQGDHWVKNYKLQLSIDGENWTDYKEGGKVKVLQGNNDGNSSVEHVVYGVFSRYLRFLPQNHQGRVCMRTEVFGAKQKPSTYSIFLACAIALSCIVVVLLIIICGLIWHRRRAVPSESKKPEEEAGVDGFDRSRDKQQRYQLASDPCSYAEPKPTPPNGHCHVPNEYESFEEEAGTAAYYNVTIHEESNEKQNEEVYEEISQFYN, via the exons ATGTCCGGATTTGATCATAAGTTATATTTCCGCGTCGCTTTGCTTGCTTTGATTTTTGTCTTGGCCTCAG GAATATGTGTTGATTTGGATCTTGGAGTGGGAAATGGAACAATTCCTGACAATGAAATAACTGCTTCTTCAGAGCAAAGTGCCAACACACCAGCCAAGAATGGTCGACTGAACTACTCATCAGGATCATCATGGTGTGCAGGAACAAGTGACACCAACCCATATCTACAAATTGACCTACAGACACTTTATATCATCTGCGCTGTGTCCACTCAAGGGAATTCTCAAGGAGATCATTGGGTGAAGAACTACAAACTACAATTATCAATAGATGGTGAGAATTGGACGGACTATAAGGAAGGCGGAAAAGTTAAG gttttacaaggaaataatGATGGAAACTCAAGTGTTGAGCATGTTGTTTATGGAGTGTTCTCAAGATATTTGCGTTTCCTGCCACAAAATCACCAGGGCAGGGTGTGTATGAGAACAGAGGTGTTTGGAGCGAAACAAAAACCAA GTACATATAGCATCTTCCTTGCTTGTGCCATTGCATTGTCTTGCATTGTGGTTGTGTTGCTCATTATAATTTGTGGACTGATATGGCATCGGAGACGAGCTGTTCCTAGTGAAAGCAAAAAGCCTGAAGAGGAGGCTGGCGTCGATGGCTTCGACCGCTCACGTGATAAACAGCAACGTTATCAACTTGCTTCAGATCCTTGTTCATATGCGGAACCTAAACCCACGCCTCCGAACGGACATTGTCATGTACCTAATGAGTACGAGTCCTTTGAGGAGGAAGCAGGGACCGCTGCCTATTACAATGTGACAATTCACGAAGAAAGCaatgagaaacaaaatgaagaagTTTATGAGGAAATAAGTCAATTCtacaactga